In Brassica rapa cultivar Chiifu-401-42 chromosome A06, CAAS_Brap_v3.01, whole genome shotgun sequence, a single window of DNA contains:
- the LOC108868776 gene encoding uncharacterized protein LOC108868776 isoform X1, protein MIVSFPASEDTLKPHKSKLRGQRSSRSFHKTLSRSLSSDSQSKSSAFTLPQNMKVDLSKLEMPALLKYWQHFNLVDAIPNPSKEQLIDIVQRHFMSQQMDEPQVIMGFVQAAKRMKRACKLQSKEARNTDLNCIS, encoded by the exons ATGA TTGTTTCTTTTCCAGCATCCGAGGACACACTGAAGCCTCATAAGTCGAAGCTAAGAGGGCAGAGATCATCACGGTCATTTCACAAGACCCTGAGCAGGTCTCTATCATCTGACTCACAATCAAAAAGCTCTGCTTTTACTCTCCCTCAAAACATG AAGGTTGATCTTAGCAAACTGGAAATGCCTGCTTTACTCAAATATTGGCAACATTTCAACCTC GTGGATGCAATTCCAAATCCATCAAAGGAGCAACTAATTGACATTGTTCAGAGACACTTTATGTCTCAG CAAATGGATGAGCCTCAAGTTATTATGGGGTTTGTTCAAGCTGCAAAGAGAATGAAGAGAGCCTGCAAGTTGCAATCCAAAGAAGCCAGAAACACCGATCTTAACTGCATCAGCTAA
- the LOC103872728 gene encoding pathogenesis-related protein 5, with protein sequence MANFSGSHLLFFSFIIATGTLSVVSGTVFTIVNSCSFNVWPGVLTGNGAQLNDGGFLLTPGASVDLTAPAGWSGRIWGRTGCNFDGSGAGRCLTGDCGNKLKCAGAGGVPPVTLAEFTIGNGGGQDFYDVSLVDGYNVQMGITTRDGSGDCQNVGCVSDLNGSCPNELRVMDGGNVVACKSACAAFNKPEYCCTGAFDKPETCPPTDYSRIFKAACPKAYSYAYDDASSTFTCTNANYSVVFCPRS encoded by the exons ATGGCGAATTTCTCTGGTTCACACcttcttttcttctccttcatcatCGCTACAG GGACACTATCCGTTGTCTCCGGCACCGTCTTTACCATCGTGAACAGCTGCAGTTTCAACGTCTGGCCAGGCGTCCTCACTGGAAACGGCGCACAACTCAACGACGGCGGGTTTCTCTTAACCCCTGGAGCTTCCGTCGACTTAACCGCACCCGCGGGATGGTCCGGCCGCATATGGGGCCGAACAGGCTGCAACTTCGATGGCTCAGGCGCCGGAAGATGCCTCACCGGAGACTGCGGTAACAAACTAAAATGCGCGGGCGCAGGAGGAGTTCCACCGGTCACACTCGCCGAGTTCACAATCGGCAACGGCGGCGGACAGGACTTCTACGACGTCAGCCTCGTCGACGGCTACAACGTCCAGATGGGAATCACGACGCGAGACGGATCAGGCGATTGCCAAAACGTTGGATGCGTTTCGGACCTGAACGGGAGCTGTCCGAACGAACTACGCGTTATGGACGGAGGAAACGTTGTGGCATGTAAGAGCGCTTGTGCGGCGTTTAACAAACCGGAATATTGTTGCACCGGTGCGTTCGATAAGCCGGAGACTTGTCCGCCGACGGATTACTCGAGGATATTCAAAGCAGCTTGCCCTAAAGCCTACAGCTACGCATACGACGACGCTTCGAGCACTTTTACTTGCACCAACGCTAATTACTCCGTCGTTTTCTGTCCCAGATCATAG
- the LOC103872729 gene encoding uncharacterized protein LOC103872729 isoform X1, protein MLETVDSSGVVNGGFRQVKSFCGDSSSEEELTVLPRHTKVVVTGNNRTKSVLVGLQGVVKKAVGLGGWHWLVLTNGIEVKLQRNALSVLEAPTGNEVDDDLDFENTLRNGSDMIVSFPASEDTLKPHKSKLRRQRSSRSSHKTLSRSLSSESQSKSSAFTPPQNMMKVDLSKLEMPALLKYWQHFNLVDAIPNPSKEQLIDIVQRHFMSQQMDELQVIMGFVQAAKRMKRACKLQSKEARNTDLNCIS, encoded by the exons ATGCTGGAGACTGTGGATAGCTCGGGAGTCGTTAATGGAGGATTTCGTCAAGTAAAGAGCTTTTGCGGAGACAGCAGCAGCGAAGAGGAGTTAACTGTTCTGCCACGTCATACGAAAGTGGTGGTGACCGGAAACAACCGAACCAAATCGGTGCTTGTTGGTCTTCAAGGTGTTGTCAAAAAAGCTGTCGGTCTTGGTGGTTGGCATTGGCTG gtaTTGACAAATGGAATAGAAGTAAAGTTGCAGAGGAATGCACTCAGTGTCCTTGAAGCTCCTACTGGAAATGAAGTAGACGATGATCTTGATTTCGAAAATACACTGAGGAATGGTTCTGATATGA TTGTTTCTTTTCCAGCATCCGAGGACACTCTGAAGCCTCATAAGTCGAAGCTAAGAAGGCAGAGATCATCACGGTCATCTCACAAGACCCTGAGCAGGTCTTTATCATCTGAGTCACAATCAAAAAGCTCTGCTTTTACTCCCCCTCAGAACATGATG AAGGTTGATCTAAGCAAACTGGAAATGCCTGCATTGCTGAAATATTGGCAACATTTCAACCTC GTGGATGCAATTCCAAATCCATCAAAGGAGCAACTAATTGACATTGTTCAGAGACACTTTATGTCTCAG CAAATGGATGAGCTTCAAGTTATTATGGGGTTTGTCCAAGCAGCAAAGAGAATGAAGAGAGCGTGCAAGTTGCAATCCAAAGAAGCCAGAAACACCGATCTTAACTGCATCAGCTAA
- the LOC103872731 gene encoding pathogenesis-related protein 5 isoform X1, which yields MARFSGLHLLFFSFIIATGTVTVVSGTVFTVVNSCSFPVWPGILTGDNGVQLNDGGFELAPGASVDVTAPAGWSGRIWGRTGCNFDGSGAGSCLTGDCGNKLKCAGAGGVPPVTLAEFTIGTGGGQDNYDVSLVDGYNIQMALTTRDGSGDCQNGGCDSDLNGSCPNDQRVMDGANVVACRSACEAFKKPEYCCTGAFDKPETCPPTELSKIFKAACPRAYSYAYDDRNTSLFTCTNANYSIVFCPKA from the exons atggcgCGTTTCTCTGGTTTAcaccttctcttcttctccttcatcatAGCTACAG GCACAGTTACCGTCGTATCCGGCACCGTCTTCACCGTCGTGAACAGCTGCAGTTTCCCCGTCTGGCCGGGAATCCTCACCGGAGACAACGGTGTACAACTCAACGACGGGGGATTTGAATTAGCCCCAGGAGCTTCCGTCGATGTAACCGCACCTGCGGGATGGTCTGGCCGAATATGGGGGCGAACGGGCTGCAACTTCGATGGCTCCGGCGCGGGAAGTTGCCTCACCGGAGACTGCGGCAACAAACTAAAATGCGCAGGCGCAGGAGGAGTTCCACCGGTCACACTCGCCGAATTCACAATCGGCACTGGTGGCGGGCAGGACAACTACGACGTAAGCCTGGTCGATGGTTACAACATCCAGATGGCACTCACAACGCGTGACGGCTCAGGCGATTGCCAAAACGGTGGATGCGATTCGGACCTGAACGGGAGCTGTCCGAACGACCAACGCGTTATGGACGGAGCGAACGTTGTGGCGTGTAGGAGCGCATGCGAGGCATTTAAAAAGCCTGAGTATTGTTGCACCGGTGCGTTCGATAAACCGGAGACTTGCCCGCCGACGGAATTGTCGAAGATATTTAAAGCAGCTTGCCCTAGAGCGTATAGCTACGCTTACGACGACCGTAATACGAGCCTTTTTACTTGCACCAATGCTAATTACTCCATCGTTTTCTGTCCCAAAGCATAG
- the LOC103872731 gene encoding pathogenesis-related protein 5 isoform X2: protein MARFSGLHLLFFSFIIATVTVVSGTVFTVVNSCSFPVWPGILTGDNGVQLNDGGFELAPGASVDVTAPAGWSGRIWGRTGCNFDGSGAGSCLTGDCGNKLKCAGAGGVPPVTLAEFTIGTGGGQDNYDVSLVDGYNIQMALTTRDGSGDCQNGGCDSDLNGSCPNDQRVMDGANVVACRSACEAFKKPEYCCTGAFDKPETCPPTELSKIFKAACPRAYSYAYDDRNTSLFTCTNANYSIVFCPKA from the exons atggcgCGTTTCTCTGGTTTAcaccttctcttcttctccttcatcatAGCTACAG TTACCGTCGTATCCGGCACCGTCTTCACCGTCGTGAACAGCTGCAGTTTCCCCGTCTGGCCGGGAATCCTCACCGGAGACAACGGTGTACAACTCAACGACGGGGGATTTGAATTAGCCCCAGGAGCTTCCGTCGATGTAACCGCACCTGCGGGATGGTCTGGCCGAATATGGGGGCGAACGGGCTGCAACTTCGATGGCTCCGGCGCGGGAAGTTGCCTCACCGGAGACTGCGGCAACAAACTAAAATGCGCAGGCGCAGGAGGAGTTCCACCGGTCACACTCGCCGAATTCACAATCGGCACTGGTGGCGGGCAGGACAACTACGACGTAAGCCTGGTCGATGGTTACAACATCCAGATGGCACTCACAACGCGTGACGGCTCAGGCGATTGCCAAAACGGTGGATGCGATTCGGACCTGAACGGGAGCTGTCCGAACGACCAACGCGTTATGGACGGAGCGAACGTTGTGGCGTGTAGGAGCGCATGCGAGGCATTTAAAAAGCCTGAGTATTGTTGCACCGGTGCGTTCGATAAACCGGAGACTTGCCCGCCGACGGAATTGTCGAAGATATTTAAAGCAGCTTGCCCTAGAGCGTATAGCTACGCTTACGACGACCGTAATACGAGCCTTTTTACTTGCACCAATGCTAATTACTCCATCGTTTTCTGTCCCAAAGCATAG
- the LOC108868776 gene encoding uncharacterized protein LOC108868776 isoform X2, translated as MTSEDTLKPHKSKLRGQRSSRSFHKTLSRSLSSDSQSKSSAFTLPQNMKVDLSKLEMPALLKYWQHFNLVDAIPNPSKEQLIDIVQRHFMSQQMDEPQVIMGFVQAAKRMKRACKLQSKEARNTDLNCIS; from the exons ATGA CATCCGAGGACACACTGAAGCCTCATAAGTCGAAGCTAAGAGGGCAGAGATCATCACGGTCATTTCACAAGACCCTGAGCAGGTCTCTATCATCTGACTCACAATCAAAAAGCTCTGCTTTTACTCTCCCTCAAAACATG AAGGTTGATCTTAGCAAACTGGAAATGCCTGCTTTACTCAAATATTGGCAACATTTCAACCTC GTGGATGCAATTCCAAATCCATCAAAGGAGCAACTAATTGACATTGTTCAGAGACACTTTATGTCTCAG CAAATGGATGAGCCTCAAGTTATTATGGGGTTTGTTCAAGCTGCAAAGAGAATGAAGAGAGCCTGCAAGTTGCAATCCAAAGAAGCCAGAAACACCGATCTTAACTGCATCAGCTAA
- the LOC103872729 gene encoding uncharacterized protein LOC103872729 isoform X2: protein MLETVDSSGVVNGGFRQVKSFCGDSSSEEELTVLPRHTKVVVTGNNRTKSVLVGLQGVVKKAVGLGGWHWLVLTNGIEVKLQRNALSVLEAPTGNEVDDDLDFENTLRNGSDMTSEDTLKPHKSKLRRQRSSRSSHKTLSRSLSSESQSKSSAFTPPQNMMKVDLSKLEMPALLKYWQHFNLVDAIPNPSKEQLIDIVQRHFMSQQMDELQVIMGFVQAAKRMKRACKLQSKEARNTDLNCIS, encoded by the exons ATGCTGGAGACTGTGGATAGCTCGGGAGTCGTTAATGGAGGATTTCGTCAAGTAAAGAGCTTTTGCGGAGACAGCAGCAGCGAAGAGGAGTTAACTGTTCTGCCACGTCATACGAAAGTGGTGGTGACCGGAAACAACCGAACCAAATCGGTGCTTGTTGGTCTTCAAGGTGTTGTCAAAAAAGCTGTCGGTCTTGGTGGTTGGCATTGGCTG gtaTTGACAAATGGAATAGAAGTAAAGTTGCAGAGGAATGCACTCAGTGTCCTTGAAGCTCCTACTGGAAATGAAGTAGACGATGATCTTGATTTCGAAAATACACTGAGGAATGGTTCTGATATGA CATCCGAGGACACTCTGAAGCCTCATAAGTCGAAGCTAAGAAGGCAGAGATCATCACGGTCATCTCACAAGACCCTGAGCAGGTCTTTATCATCTGAGTCACAATCAAAAAGCTCTGCTTTTACTCCCCCTCAGAACATGATG AAGGTTGATCTAAGCAAACTGGAAATGCCTGCATTGCTGAAATATTGGCAACATTTCAACCTC GTGGATGCAATTCCAAATCCATCAAAGGAGCAACTAATTGACATTGTTCAGAGACACTTTATGTCTCAG CAAATGGATGAGCTTCAAGTTATTATGGGGTTTGTCCAAGCAGCAAAGAGAATGAAGAGAGCGTGCAAGTTGCAATCCAAAGAAGCCAGAAACACCGATCTTAACTGCATCAGCTAA